A stretch of Myxococcus hansupus DNA encodes these proteins:
- a CDS encoding LysR family transcriptional regulator gives MAFTPLNALNAFLAVGRKRSFSAAAKELGVSGSALSQSVRQLEARVGVPLLVRTTRSVALTDAGRRLLESAGPPVEQALQALKAATARPGEVTGSLRLTVPSVAVSPVATPILTRFHQRHPRVEVELRVEDRLVDIVAEGLDAGIRMSEALERDMVQVRLSEGDDRFVVVGSPAYLKRRGMPERPKDLLTHDCICIRSPTSGAIYQWELERGSRSWRVPVRGPVITGEWRAMVELAEAGVGLAYVFEPSVKKRLERGTLRLVLEPYAAKVEGFFLYFPSRAQVSPAMRAFVDVAREVTALAR, from the coding sequence ATGGCCTTCACTCCGCTCAACGCCTTGAACGCCTTCCTGGCCGTGGGACGCAAGCGCAGCTTCTCCGCGGCGGCGAAGGAGCTGGGGGTGTCCGGCTCCGCGTTGAGCCAGTCCGTTCGCCAGCTCGAGGCGCGGGTGGGCGTGCCGTTGCTCGTTCGTACCACCCGGAGCGTGGCGCTCACGGACGCGGGGCGCCGCCTGCTGGAGTCCGCGGGGCCGCCGGTGGAGCAGGCGCTCCAGGCGTTGAAGGCGGCGACGGCCCGGCCGGGGGAGGTGACGGGCTCCCTGCGGCTCACCGTGCCCTCCGTGGCGGTGTCGCCCGTCGCGACGCCCATCCTGACGCGCTTCCACCAGCGTCATCCTCGCGTGGAGGTGGAGCTGCGCGTGGAGGACCGGCTGGTGGACATCGTCGCGGAGGGGCTGGATGCCGGCATCCGCATGTCGGAGGCGCTGGAGCGCGACATGGTGCAGGTGCGCCTGTCGGAGGGGGATGACCGCTTCGTGGTGGTGGGCTCGCCCGCGTATCTCAAGCGCCGCGGGATGCCCGAGCGGCCGAAGGACCTGCTGACCCATGACTGCATCTGCATCCGCTCACCGACGAGCGGCGCCATCTACCAGTGGGAGCTGGAGCGTGGTTCGCGGAGCTGGCGCGTCCCGGTGCGAGGGCCCGTCATCACCGGAGAGTGGCGGGCGATGGTGGAGCTGGCCGAGGCGGGCGTGGGGCTGGCGTATGTGTTCGAGCCGAGCGTGAAGAAGCGGCTCGAGCGCGGCACCCTGCGGCTGGTGCTGGAGCCCTACGCGGCGAAGGTGGAGGGCTTCTTCCTGTACTTCCCCAGCCGCGCGCAGGTGTCGCCCGCGATGCGCGCGTTCGTGGACGTGGCGCGCGAGGTGACCGCGCTGGCGCGGTGA